The Calditerrivibrio nitroreducens DSM 19672 genome window below encodes:
- a CDS encoding histidinol phosphate phosphatase domain-containing protein, protein MFDLHTHTTFSDGVLIPAESCRRAKVAGYQGIAITDHADESNFLFLLEKQLKFKEDFNKSSKDFKVIVGLEFTHVLPDHIGRMTEIARKNGADIILVHGETIVEPVDFGTNRSAIEAKVDILAHPGLIADEDAALAAKYGVHLEITTRKGHSLTNAYVAMMAKKYGCKLVIDNDFHAPGDYVSREMAEKILKGSGLNEEEINEVFLNNRKLFFEKGGFGE, encoded by the coding sequence ATGTTTGACTTACATACACATACCACGTTTAGCGATGGTGTTCTTATACCAGCGGAATCCTGTAGAAGGGCAAAAGTAGCAGGCTATCAGGGGATAGCCATCACAGACCACGCTGATGAATCAAATTTTCTCTTTCTTCTTGAAAAACAGCTTAAATTTAAAGAGGATTTCAACAAATCATCAAAAGACTTCAAGGTAATTGTTGGTCTTGAATTTACTCATGTGCTTCCAGATCATATCGGGAGAATGACAGAAATAGCCAGAAAAAATGGAGCTGATATTATTTTAGTACATGGGGAAACGATTGTGGAGCCTGTTGATTTTGGTACGAACAGATCAGCCATAGAAGCAAAAGTAGACATTCTGGCTCACCCTGGATTAATTGCCGACGAAGATGCTGCATTAGCAGCAAAGTATGGTGTCCACCTTGAAATAACCACCAGAAAAGGTCATTCCCTCACAAATGCATATGTGGCTATGATGGCAAAAAAATATGGCTGTAAGCTAGTAATAGACAACGATTTTCATGCTCCAGGTGACTATGTATCCCGTGAAATGGCAGAAAAGATACTAAAAGGATCAGGTTTAAATGAAGAAGAGATTAATGAGGTCTTTTTAAACAATAGAAAACTGTTTTTTGAAAAAGGAGGTTTTGGTGAGTAA
- a CDS encoding carbonic anhydrase, producing MEKLILGVLNFQEEEFLKHKEIFEKLKDLQTPHTLFIGCSDSRVVPTLITNSKPGELFIIRNIANVVPKYRDSNEVLATTSAIEYAVQVLGVETIVVCGHSNCGGCKAARNPENLEGLPHVQKWVTELKPVENLVKKLMNDINSTDDAQEEWLFEQANVVYQMQNLLTYPYISEKYKKGKLHILGWYYIIETGEVYSYNPLKLVFEKIQ from the coding sequence ATGGAGAAGCTTATATTGGGTGTTTTAAATTTTCAGGAAGAAGAATTTTTAAAACACAAAGAGATTTTTGAAAAGCTAAAAGACCTTCAAACGCCTCATACTCTTTTTATAGGGTGTTCAGATTCGAGGGTGGTACCTACGTTAATTACGAATAGTAAACCGGGAGAGCTTTTTATCATAAGAAATATAGCAAATGTCGTACCCAAGTATAGAGATTCCAATGAGGTTTTGGCCACTACTTCTGCTATTGAATATGCTGTACAGGTGCTTGGGGTTGAAACGATCGTTGTGTGTGGTCATTCAAACTGTGGTGGCTGTAAGGCCGCCAGAAATCCAGAAAACCTTGAGGGATTACCTCACGTCCAAAAATGGGTTACAGAGCTAAAACCGGTGGAGAATTTGGTGAAAAAGCTTATGAATGATATTAATAGCACCGATGATGCCCAGGAAGAATGGTTATTTGAACAGGCAAATGTTGTATATCAGATGCAAAATCTTCTTACATATCCGTATATTTCAGAAAAGTATAAAAAGGGGAAGTTGCATATTCTCGGCTGGTATTACATAATTGAAACGGGAGAGGTATACAGTTATAACCCCCTTAAATTAGTATTTGAAAAGATCCAGTGA
- a CDS encoding 3-deoxy-7-phosphoheptulonate synthase, producing MIKTTNLNVKELIPIVAPYYLRQIFPLSEDDAIFVTNSREQAKNILFGDDNRLMVVVGPCSIHDPIAAMDYATRLANLAEKVKDKIFIVMRVYFEKPRTNIGWKGLINDPDMDGSHLISKGLGIARKLLYDITKLRLPVACEMLDTITPQYLSDMITWGAIGARTTESQPHREMASGLSFPVGFKNGTDGNLKVAVDAMLTALRPHSFLGINGEGKTSIVKTTGNRFVHIVLRGGAERPNYYPEDINEAVSLLEKNQLPTSLMVDVSHGNSMKDHRNQPKVFSEVLKQIKDGNKHIKALMVESFINEGNQQIPEDKKLLKYGVSVTDKCIDWKTTEEMLLKAYSIL from the coding sequence ATGATAAAAACAACCAATTTAAACGTAAAGGAATTGATCCCTATAGTGGCACCCTATTATCTAAGGCAGATATTCCCCCTAAGTGAAGATGATGCCATTTTTGTAACCAATAGCCGTGAACAGGCTAAAAATATACTCTTTGGTGATGACAACAGGTTAATGGTGGTGGTTGGCCCCTGCTCAATACACGACCCAATAGCTGCTATGGATTATGCCACAAGACTTGCTAACCTTGCGGAGAAAGTAAAAGATAAGATCTTTATAGTAATGAGGGTCTATTTTGAAAAACCCAGAACAAATATCGGATGGAAGGGGTTGATAAACGACCCGGATATGGATGGGAGTCATTTGATATCAAAAGGTTTGGGGATAGCAAGAAAGCTATTGTACGACATCACAAAATTAAGATTGCCGGTTGCTTGTGAGATGCTGGATACCATTACACCACAGTACCTTTCTGATATGATCACGTGGGGGGCAATAGGTGCAAGGACAACGGAATCTCAGCCCCACAGGGAGATGGCAAGTGGACTATCATTTCCCGTAGGATTTAAAAATGGTACAGATGGTAATCTGAAAGTGGCAGTGGATGCCATGCTTACAGCCCTAAGGCCCCATAGCTTCCTCGGTATCAACGGAGAAGGGAAAACTTCAATTGTTAAAACAACTGGCAACAGATTTGTACATATTGTATTAAGAGGTGGAGCAGAAAGACCAAATTATTATCCTGAAGACATTAATGAAGCAGTTTCTCTTCTTGAAAAAAATCAACTCCCCACTTCTCTAATGGTAGATGTAAGTCATGGAAATTCGATGAAGGATCATAGAAACCAGCCAAAGGTTTTCTCTGAGGTGTTAAAACAGATAAAAGATGGCAATAAGCATATAAAAGCGCTGATGGTGGAAAGTTTCATAAATGAAGGGAATCAACAGATCCCTGAAGACAAAAAACTTCTAAAATATGGTGTATCAGTAACAGACAAATGTATAGATTGGAAAACAACGGAGGAGATGCTGCTTAAAGCATATTCGATTTTATAA